A single genomic interval of Persephonella atlantica harbors:
- a CDS encoding DNA gyrase subunit A — MSEIIRQPIEEEVKSAYLDYAMSVIVGRAIPDVRDGLKPVQRRILYAMNELGLYPNKPYKKSARVVGEVLGKYHPHGDTSVYDALVRMAQDFTLRYPLVQGQGNFGSIDGDPPAAMRYCVVGDTLINTDMGLVKIEDIVPDSKQNSDSPINIKVQSLNRNINTADMFFNSGKHRTIKIETEEGYEIEGSFNHPVLTWTVENGKPVYRWKTLDSIKTGDYVVISRENDIDSKQDLITEEEAVLLGSLVSEGYISENRVGFNNTDMEFTAVFENAFRESYGETFCRYERSLKSGKTVIEYQIHHRDTVQSIKEKGFDKKSSDKEIPYVVLKSSKKVQKAFLKALFEGDGSVYETARAVNVSYSSKSKKLVKQLQVLLLNFGIISRVHRDRQNFRLIISGYENLKLFKERVGFIGKKQEKLEFLLKKVYIKETANSKTDFIPFLAQYIRDKYRGKGFNEWLSKHTLDRYPKIKQYWKKLEQILDEEDKALYRELLNNRYYFAKVKTVKETGEKVVYSIRVDSSCHSFVGNGIINHNTEARLTKLAMEMLADIDKNTVDMKENFDASLMEPEVLPAKFPNLICNGAAGIAVGLSTNIPPHNFTEVAEALKYLAEFPNATVEELCQFIKGPDFPTGGVLISSKEEIIKMYQDGRGSVVVKGKARIERLPGNRHRIIIYEIPYQVNKVELIKRIAELVRKGQEKGISDLRDESDRDGIRIIVELKREADPEKVLKKLYRRTQLQKSIPVNFTVLVGKQPKTLDLKGILWEFIKHRIEVITRRTLFELEKAENRLHIVEGLLKALENADRVIEIVRGSKDVSSAKEQLKDEFGLSDAQSQAILDMRLSRFTALEGDKLYQEADELRAKIEEYQRILSSEEEKIRVFIEEMDYLMEKFGDDRKTVVVEEKGEQLTFEENYILAVLSSGRVINRKYEKEERKQTYQKVISEVISSLKPGEKLISLQEIKSSVPIAFITDRGKAYWSLVADLPKGEGRINIEEGEIVGTAFKGEGDEDRLFILTKNGIIKRMSYEDIFYKSQNHSIIPLSEDDSVVVAFADDHPSVIAVYTKKGDLLMYDRSQVRVTGDKAKGVEAIDLDEGDEVRGGFLISSEDYVLLITEKGYTKLVRKEEFYTKEGKLKKRGQKGLMAVKLSKDDALSVATSVHLKEELFLSTEKGKLLKLKIEEGKIPVAKRTAMGEQLIRIEGDRVVRIVKPKLKKEEE; from the coding sequence ATGTCAGAGATAATCAGACAGCCTATAGAGGAAGAGGTAAAGTCAGCTTACTTAGATTATGCCATGTCTGTTATTGTGGGCAGGGCTATTCCTGACGTTAGGGACGGCCTAAAGCCTGTCCAGAGAAGAATCCTTTATGCTATGAATGAGCTTGGGCTTTATCCTAATAAACCTTACAAAAAGTCTGCAAGGGTTGTTGGGGAAGTTTTAGGTAAATACCATCCCCACGGTGATACTTCCGTTTATGATGCATTAGTGAGAATGGCTCAGGACTTTACCCTCAGATATCCCCTCGTACAGGGTCAGGGAAACTTTGGTTCTATTGATGGAGACCCTCCGGCAGCAATGAGGTACTGCGTTGTAGGAGATACACTGATTAATACAGATATGGGTCTTGTTAAAATAGAAGACATAGTTCCTGACAGCAAACAAAATTCTGACAGCCCAATAAATATAAAGGTTCAGTCTCTAAACAGAAACATAAACACTGCGGACATGTTCTTTAACAGTGGAAAACACAGAACTATAAAAATAGAAACGGAAGAAGGATATGAGATAGAAGGAAGTTTTAATCATCCAGTTTTGACATGGACAGTTGAAAATGGAAAACCTGTTTACAGATGGAAAACATTGGATAGTATAAAAACAGGTGATTATGTAGTGATAAGTAGGGAAAACGATATTGATAGTAAGCAGGATTTGATTACAGAAGAAGAGGCAGTTCTTCTTGGTTCCCTTGTTTCAGAAGGATATATATCTGAAAACAGAGTAGGATTTAATAACACTGATATGGAATTTACTGCTGTTTTTGAGAATGCCTTCAGGGAAAGCTATGGGGAAACTTTCTGTAGATATGAAAGAAGCCTGAAAAGTGGAAAAACAGTGATTGAATATCAGATTCACCACAGAGATACAGTACAGAGTATAAAAGAAAAAGGATTTGATAAAAAATCATCAGATAAAGAAATACCTTATGTTGTCCTGAAGTCATCAAAGAAAGTTCAGAAGGCATTTTTAAAAGCTCTATTTGAAGGTGATGGTAGTGTTTACGAAACGGCAAGGGCGGTGAATGTCTCTTATTCTTCCAAAAGTAAAAAGCTGGTAAAACAACTTCAGGTACTGCTTTTAAATTTTGGTATCATATCAAGAGTTCATAGAGATAGACAGAATTTCAGATTAATCATTTCTGGATATGAGAACTTAAAACTGTTTAAAGAAAGAGTAGGATTTATAGGAAAAAAACAGGAAAAGTTAGAATTTCTTCTTAAAAAGGTTTACATAAAAGAAACAGCAAACAGTAAAACAGACTTTATTCCTTTCTTAGCCCAGTATATAAGGGATAAATATAGAGGGAAAGGCTTTAATGAGTGGCTGTCTAAACATACATTGGATAGATATCCAAAGATAAAGCAGTACTGGAAAAAGTTAGAACAAATCCTTGACGAAGAAGACAAAGCACTATACAGGGAGCTTCTGAATAACAGGTATTATTTTGCAAAAGTGAAAACTGTTAAAGAAACAGGGGAAAAAGTAGTTTATTCAATAAGAGTTGACAGCTCCTGTCATTCTTTTGTAGGAAATGGGATTATTAACCACAATACAGAAGCTCGTCTTACAAAACTTGCAATGGAGATGCTTGCTGACATAGACAAAAACACTGTTGATATGAAGGAAAACTTTGATGCCTCTCTGATGGAACCTGAAGTCCTTCCTGCAAAGTTTCCAAATCTTATATGTAACGGTGCTGCCGGAATTGCTGTTGGTCTATCAACCAACATACCTCCCCATAACTTTACTGAAGTGGCCGAAGCTCTTAAATATTTAGCAGAGTTTCCTAATGCTACTGTTGAGGAGCTGTGCCAGTTTATAAAAGGTCCAGACTTCCCGACAGGTGGAGTTTTGATTTCTTCAAAAGAAGAAATTATAAAGATGTATCAGGACGGCAGAGGCTCTGTTGTAGTAAAAGGAAAAGCCAGAATAGAGAGACTTCCAGGAAACAGACACAGAATAATAATTTACGAGATTCCATATCAGGTAAACAAGGTAGAACTTATCAAAAGGATTGCAGAGCTTGTGAGAAAAGGTCAGGAAAAAGGGATATCAGACCTGAGAGATGAGTCTGACAGAGACGGAATCAGAATTATTGTTGAGCTGAAGAGGGAAGCAGACCCTGAAAAGGTGCTGAAAAAACTGTACAGAAGGACACAACTCCAAAAGTCTATACCTGTAAACTTCACTGTTTTAGTGGGAAAACAGCCAAAAACGTTAGACCTGAAAGGTATCCTGTGGGAGTTTATAAAACACAGAATTGAGGTTATAACAAGGAGAACCCTCTTTGAGCTTGAAAAGGCGGAAAACAGGCTTCACATAGTAGAAGGTTTACTGAAGGCGTTAGAAAACGCAGACAGGGTAATTGAGATAGTTAGAGGCTCTAAAGATGTTTCTTCAGCTAAAGAGCAGTTAAAAGATGAGTTTGGTCTGTCTGATGCTCAGTCCCAGGCAATACTGGATATGAGGCTGTCCAGATTTACGGCATTAGAAGGAGACAAGCTGTATCAGGAAGCAGATGAGCTGAGGGCAAAGATTGAAGAGTATCAGAGGATACTCTCTTCTGAGGAAGAGAAAATAAGAGTTTTCATAGAAGAGATGGATTATCTGATGGAAAAGTTTGGGGATGACAGAAAGACAGTTGTTGTTGAGGAAAAAGGAGAACAGCTGACATTTGAAGAAAATTACATACTGGCAGTCTTGAGTTCAGGAAGAGTGATAAACAGAAAGTATGAGAAAGAGGAAAGAAAACAGACATACCAGAAAGTTATTTCAGAAGTAATATCATCTCTTAAGCCGGGAGAAAAACTGATATCCCTTCAGGAGATTAAAAGCTCTGTTCCTATAGCTTTTATAACAGATAGAGGAAAGGCATACTGGAGTTTGGTTGCAGACCTGCCTAAAGGGGAAGGCAGGATAAACATAGAAGAAGGGGAGATTGTAGGAACAGCCTTTAAAGGAGAAGGTGATGAGGACAGGCTGTTTATACTGACAAAAAATGGAATTATAAAGAGAATGTCTTATGAAGATATATTTTACAAATCACAAAACCACAGCATCATACCACTGTCTGAAGATGACAGTGTTGTTGTTGCGTTTGCTGACGACCACCCTTCTGTTATCGCTGTTTATACAAAGAAGGGAGACCTTCTGATGTATGACCGTTCTCAGGTAAGGGTGACAGGAGATAAAGCAAAAGGTGTGGAGGCAATAGATTTAGATGAAGGAGATGAGGTGAGAGGGGGATTTCTAATCAGCAGTGAGGATTATGTCCTGCTTATAACAGAAAAGGGATACACAAAACTGGTCAGAAAAGAGGAGTTTTACACAAAGGAAGGGAAACTGAAAAAAAGAGGGCAGAAAGGTCTTATGGCTGTTAAGCTGAGCAAGGACGATGCCCTTTCTGTTGCAACATCTGTTCATCTAAAAGAAGAGCTCTTCCTGTCAACAGAAAAGGGAAAACTGCTGAAACTAAAAATTGAAGAAGGCAAAATACCTGTTGCAAAGAGAACGGCAATGGGAGAGCAGCTGATACGGATAGAAGGAGACAGGGTTGTCAGGATAGTAAAACCAAAACTGAAAAAGGAAGAGGAATGA
- a CDS encoding UvrD-helicase domain-containing protein, with product MPNINYIASAGTGKTHSLVYNLIQKVIDEDISLKDVLILTFTEKAAAEIKDRISKEIIKRLSKPGTDNRQKIKLHKQIVFLSSSFTGTFHSVFLRILKKFPHISGIDNSYRIIDNLQPFLIDMFDRFIQRDLEQNPEEWEEIVNLFEGKPFRLFKIFSSMYIQRLKLVKEQINNNDLDTIKKEIKTLKKEIEIWIDTLVDRYPEILEYPVFFHTPIHQLKKQIENPSSLKIGDRLIKKQLKNASQKEKEYFQKFVKPVLTDGSFLKIERKIVETGKKLSILAKDYNGKVILRKFYQFLEFVEKFKKEEKLIDFNDILEKTASLIENRSIREQLKSSFRYIFVDEFQDTDVVQAEILKKISSNNLYIFGDPKQCIYTWRDADLNVYFSFLKEMKFEDRFLQINHRSSKGLVDFFNRLLSSQNFLSHIDNKFKKSVASNYLSDREEIKLFQIKSENICIDKEADLTAYLITKITSEGYSFKDITILFYRNKDLQFFREHLLRKGIPVSGTSDNNLFKTREVQTVINIFKVIHNSDDRLSILNVLKSPLLMVEDKEIFDRKDSLFSFDYPLINLIKNIISKKHSLSLEQIIDLIYEKTDILQRFALMKNGKMAVKNLEKLRNIAYRLCREGFSLYHFISYVETGYEREAETVEENSVQLLTMHRSKGLQNKVVIIPLISKEPARIELRDIHVINNRPAINITTAVSREIHIYENRLKEEIRAENERLFYVAVTRAKEKLFFVSSGRKNNKNSFMNILSSVTIPTEEIEHPEEITVKQKIPTDKILRNIEEIEKLENKGKKVLLDRKPEKFVSVSKLMDKSNEHEGKGGETAVYVGILTHSVLENINLNDFCLEEAKAVAQHLSSNIPENIRETVLSQVIKLLNRYQNSHIDRELKNAKILFKEFPFVIKENGRFVEGRIDLIYQKKNTIYVMDFKTNRYETEEEKKKILKQYEKQKDYYLKAVSKLFPDKEIVFRLGLLWKGEVI from the coding sequence ATGCCTAACATCAACTACATTGCATCAGCAGGAACAGGAAAAACACACTCTCTTGTATACAATCTCATACAAAAAGTGATAGATGAAGATATCTCACTGAAAGATGTGCTGATTCTTACCTTTACGGAAAAAGCAGCTGCAGAGATAAAAGACAGAATATCTAAAGAGATAATTAAAAGACTATCAAAACCAGGCACAGACAACCGTCAGAAAATAAAACTCCACAAACAGATTGTGTTTCTCAGTAGCAGTTTTACAGGAACATTCCACAGTGTTTTTCTCAGAATTTTGAAAAAATTTCCCCACATATCAGGCATTGATAACTCATACAGGATTATAGATAACCTTCAGCCTTTTCTGATAGATATGTTTGACAGATTTATACAGAGAGACCTTGAACAAAACCCAGAAGAATGGGAAGAGATTGTAAACCTTTTTGAAGGAAAACCTTTCAGACTGTTTAAAATATTCTCATCTATGTACATCCAGAGGTTGAAGCTTGTAAAAGAACAGATAAATAACAATGATCTGGACACAATCAAAAAAGAGATAAAAACTCTAAAAAAAGAGATTGAGATATGGATAGACACTCTGGTTGATAGGTATCCAGAAATTTTAGAGTATCCAGTTTTTTTTCACACTCCTATACATCAGCTAAAAAAACAGATCGAAAATCCATCCTCTTTGAAAATTGGAGACAGGCTTATAAAAAAACAGCTAAAGAATGCATCACAGAAGGAAAAGGAATACTTTCAGAAATTTGTAAAACCTGTATTAACAGATGGCAGTTTTTTAAAAATAGAAAGAAAGATTGTAGAAACAGGGAAAAAACTTAGCATACTTGCAAAAGACTATAATGGAAAGGTTATTCTCAGAAAGTTTTACCAGTTCCTGGAATTTGTTGAAAAATTCAAAAAAGAGGAAAAGCTGATAGATTTTAATGACATTCTGGAGAAAACAGCTTCTTTGATTGAAAACAGAAGCATACGTGAACAACTGAAAAGTAGCTTCAGATACATATTTGTTGACGAGTTTCAGGATACAGATGTTGTTCAGGCAGAAATACTGAAAAAAATATCCAGCAACAATCTTTACATATTTGGAGATCCTAAACAGTGCATTTACACCTGGAGAGATGCAGATCTGAATGTGTATTTTAGTTTTTTAAAAGAGATGAAATTTGAAGACCGTTTTCTTCAGATTAATCACAGAAGCAGTAAAGGTTTGGTAGATTTTTTCAACAGACTTTTGAGCAGTCAAAACTTTCTCTCCCACATAGATAACAAATTTAAAAAATCTGTTGCCAGCAACTATCTTTCTGACAGGGAAGAGATAAAACTATTCCAGATAAAATCAGAAAATATCTGCATAGATAAGGAAGCAGATCTGACAGCATATCTGATAACAAAGATTACAAGTGAAGGATACAGTTTTAAAGATATCACCATTCTTTTTTACAGGAATAAAGACTTGCAGTTCTTCAGGGAGCATCTCCTCAGAAAAGGTATTCCCGTTTCAGGCACTTCAGATAACAATCTGTTTAAGACCAGAGAAGTCCAAACAGTGATAAACATCTTTAAGGTGATTCACAATTCTGATGACAGACTTTCCATTCTAAATGTTCTAAAATCTCCATTATTAATGGTAGAAGACAAAGAAATCTTTGACAGAAAAGACAGTCTTTTTAGCTTTGATTATCCATTGATAAATCTGATAAAGAATATTATCTCTAAAAAGCATTCTCTTTCTCTGGAACAGATAATAGACCTTATATACGAAAAAACAGACATCCTCCAGAGATTTGCTCTGATGAAAAACGGAAAAATGGCAGTAAAAAACTTAGAAAAATTAAGAAATATAGCATACAGACTCTGCAGGGAAGGTTTTTCACTTTATCATTTTATCTCCTACGTAGAAACAGGTTATGAAAGAGAAGCAGAAACAGTAGAGGAGAACAGTGTTCAGCTTCTTACAATGCACCGTTCAAAAGGTCTCCAGAACAAAGTAGTGATAATACCCCTTATCAGCAAGGAACCTGCCAGAATAGAGTTAAGGGACATTCATGTTATCAATAATAGACCAGCAATCAACATAACAACAGCAGTAAGCAGAGAGATACACATATATGAAAACAGGCTAAAAGAAGAAATAAGGGCTGAAAATGAGAGACTTTTCTATGTTGCTGTGACGAGAGCTAAAGAAAAACTTTTCTTTGTATCTTCAGGTAGAAAAAACAATAAGAATTCCTTTATGAATATCCTTTCTTCTGTAACAATTCCTACTGAAGAGATAGAGCATCCAGAAGAAATAACTGTTAAGCAGAAGATTCCAACAGATAAAATTTTGAGAAATATAGAAGAGATTGAAAAGTTAGAAAATAAAGGGAAAAAAGTACTGTTAGATAGAAAGCCTGAAAAATTTGTATCTGTATCGAAGCTTATGGATAAAAGTAATGAGCATGAAGGAAAAGGAGGAGAAACAGCTGTTTATGTGGGAATACTGACCCACAGCGTTTTAGAGAATATAAACCTGAATGATTTTTGTTTAGAGGAAGCAAAAGCCGTTGCACAGCACCTGTCGTCAAACATTCCAGAAAACATCAGAGAAACTGTACTGTCTCAGGTAATAAAACTGCTAAACAGATATCAAAACTCCCATATAGATAGAGAGTTAAAAAATGCAAAAATACTGTTTAAAGAGTTTCCGTTTGTGATAAAAGAAAATGGCAGATTTGTTGAAGGAAGAATAGACCTGATTTACCAGAAAAAAAACACTATCTATGTTATGGATTTTAAGACCAACAGATACGAAACAGAAGAAGAGAAGAAAAAAATATTAAAACAGTACGAAAAGCAGAAAGATTACTACCTGAAAGCTGTATCAAAACTGTTTCCCGATAAAGAGATTGTATTTAGACTGGGTCTGCTGTGGAAAGGTGAGGTTATTTAG
- a CDS encoding PD-(D/E)XK nuclease family protein, with product MFFCGSYSYLKEKVVNILEEIGAEEKKTFIVHTNQMKRYLKEFIVEKTGSLFNAEFFTLIDISKRITGIEPLQDFEREMIFKRFLMKYNLDGLSEEFGLIIQQIKEYEIPVDSISQPFFRDIIYRYEQFKSDRYFDREDTHAVAVRNKTEFNTDHLFIFGIKSVPALHQKLLRKVAELSRNKYIFLPLHFDSGYYQNYDHFKEVRQFYEELGDFPEVEKEEDINIKVSRYIYKFDYNFQQKKNENIKIVKTQNEISELLFVATEITRLVAEGISPSKICIIIPEIERYIPYIQSIFPSFSIPYHLTENSRFIDTPLYSKLFSIFELKRENFSRETVLNILSDELLEIKKTNLLERQILSLPDITEGLEAYKQFAGLWELLKTADEFPQEGRIEEFIHIAEKINRKFIKNREVKEFLDSVISEMKEKKLFKDLFKVITYEEFLTVLKTFFLKENREKRPDYETVKVLSPTSAEGNNFSHIFFLDLTTGSFPKISDEILPIGDIDYPYHLLMQQISNFCALLDRGKKLYLSFTEESIYGGVKSTSFFVEEIVRITGNQINSLDGYKTSSKWLKIIHAPLIKEQIPQLKKIWDVIKTIEKPKKEKFRLNISVPFPLQPTKFSVYATCPYRFFLEHITGFLPEKTVDMKRLPSEKIGEDIHGMLLDFYASMPERNRERYINETLPDMLEKLRKRLEGYLSQLLPYYRPFEKHRINSMITNLKEFVLSDVNRLKRENKTIKKDFLEKNFSNRYFSGRVDRVEVDEHGYYHIYDYKTTEKKINLRKEIKDKYIQLIIYKNLLNKYPVKSVGILAVNSRDGNFFHTVDDKEIEGWEIYLKTLLKQLKAGMFHPVENEGCSYCPFEYFCVKEVS from the coding sequence ATGTTTTTCTGCGGAAGCTACTCTTACTTAAAGGAAAAAGTGGTAAACATACTGGAAGAGATTGGAGCAGAAGAGAAAAAAACCTTTATCGTGCACACAAACCAGATGAAGAGATACCTCAAGGAGTTCATAGTTGAAAAGACAGGTAGTCTGTTTAATGCTGAATTTTTCACTCTTATAGACATATCAAAGAGAATAACAGGTATAGAACCCCTTCAGGATTTTGAACGGGAGATGATTTTTAAAAGGTTTCTGATGAAGTATAACCTTGACGGCCTATCAGAAGAGTTTGGCCTTATTATTCAGCAGATAAAAGAGTATGAGATACCTGTAGATAGTATAAGTCAGCCTTTTTTCAGGGATATAATTTACAGATACGAACAGTTTAAATCAGACAGATATTTTGATAGGGAAGATACCCATGCCGTAGCAGTAAGAAACAAAACAGAATTCAACACAGACCATCTTTTTATATTTGGGATAAAATCTGTCCCTGCACTGCACCAGAAACTACTCAGAAAGGTAGCAGAGTTATCAAGAAATAAATATATATTTCTCCCCCTGCATTTTGATTCAGGCTATTATCAAAACTACGATCATTTTAAAGAAGTAAGACAGTTTTATGAAGAGTTAGGAGACTTTCCGGAGGTAGAGAAAGAGGAAGATATAAACATAAAGGTGAGCAGATACATCTATAAGTTTGATTACAACTTTCAACAGAAAAAAAATGAAAACATCAAAATAGTAAAAACCCAAAATGAGATATCGGAGTTACTATTTGTTGCAACAGAAATAACCAGATTAGTGGCAGAAGGTATTTCTCCCTCAAAAATATGTATCATCATACCAGAGATAGAGAGATACATCCCTTACATACAGAGCATATTCCCATCATTCAGTATACCGTACCATCTCACAGAAAACAGCAGATTTATAGATACCCCACTTTACAGTAAACTGTTTTCAATATTTGAACTAAAAAGAGAAAACTTTTCCAGAGAAACTGTGCTCAACATTTTGTCAGACGAACTGCTTGAGATAAAGAAAACAAACCTTTTAGAAAGGCAGATATTATCTCTACCAGATATTACAGAAGGATTAGAAGCATATAAACAGTTTGCAGGCCTCTGGGAGTTGCTGAAAACAGCAGATGAATTTCCTCAGGAAGGAAGAATAGAAGAGTTTATACACATAGCAGAGAAAATCAACAGAAAGTTTATAAAAAACAGGGAAGTTAAAGAGTTTTTAGACAGCGTTATCTCAGAGATGAAAGAAAAAAAGCTGTTTAAAGACCTGTTTAAAGTCATAACTTACGAGGAATTTCTCACTGTACTAAAAACTTTTTTCCTGAAAGAAAACAGAGAAAAAAGGCCTGATTACGAAACAGTAAAAGTGCTTTCTCCAACATCGGCAGAAGGAAACAACTTTTCACACATATTTTTTCTGGATTTAACAACCGGTTCATTCCCTAAGATATCAGACGAAATCCTCCCTATAGGAGATATTGATTATCCATACCACCTTCTAATGCAACAGATATCAAACTTTTGTGCTCTGCTGGACAGAGGAAAAAAGCTGTATCTTTCTTTCACAGAAGAGAGCATTTATGGAGGAGTAAAATCCACATCCTTTTTTGTGGAGGAAATAGTAAGGATAACAGGAAATCAGATAAATAGTTTAGATGGATACAAAACTTCATCAAAATGGCTGAAGATTATTCATGCACCTCTTATAAAAGAACAGATACCACAGTTAAAAAAAATCTGGGATGTGATCAAAACTATAGAAAAACCGAAAAAAGAAAAGTTCAGACTGAATATATCTGTACCTTTTCCCCTTCAGCCCACAAAGTTTTCTGTTTACGCCACCTGCCCATACAGATTTTTTCTTGAACATATAACAGGCTTTCTACCTGAAAAAACAGTGGACATGAAAAGGTTACCCTCAGAAAAAATAGGAGAAGATATCCATGGAATGCTTCTGGATTTTTATGCAAGTATGCCCGAAAGAAACAGAGAAAGGTATATAAATGAAACCCTTCCCGATATGCTTGAAAAATTAAGAAAGCGCCTTGAAGGATATCTCTCTCAGTTGCTTCCCTATTACAGACCATTTGAGAAACACAGGATAAACAGCATGATAACAAACCTGAAAGAGTTTGTTCTGTCTGACGTAAATAGACTAAAGAGAGAAAATAAAACTATTAAAAAAGATTTTTTAGAAAAAAATTTCTCAAACAGATACTTTTCCGGCAGAGTAGACAGAGTAGAGGTAGATGAACATGGCTATTACCATATATACGACTACAAGACCACAGAAAAGAAAATAAATCTGAGAAAAGAGATAAAAGATAAATATATCCAGCTGATTATATACAAAAATCTGCTGAATAAATATCCTGTAAAAAGTGTTGGGATTCTTGCTGTTAATAGCAGGGATGGAAATTTTTTCCATACAGTAGACGATAAAGAGATTGAAGGATGGGAAATATATCTAAAAACATTGTTAAAACAACTAAAAGCAGGTATGTTTCATCCTGTTGAAAATGAAGGATGCAGTTACTGCCCATTTGAATACTTCTGCGTAAAAGAGGTAAGCTGA
- a CDS encoding TonB-dependent receptor plug domain-containing protein: protein MGKLFVAGLLTVFVFCFLSYGDESIITLMKRYEGESELSKKTKQESLGHIIVFTRKDLDMMQAHTLSDILRLVPLVNFLPNQYGVETLLNPGNPITVPFVFRIYIDDHEVSSIHTYSPFLTYDRYPLDNINHVEIYYSAGAISVSNEPSQMIIKMYTKVPSRENSTKLRVTAGTKKSYTLSFFSAYKINDDSSFLLNFSKSYFRFPKPEINGQTVSRNQFRKNLFLKYSYFDTDVEFSAVDVRRGGFMGLSFDAAPDYSSVQSLDTYISVKQKFDRNTKLVLSYDYQKRKYKELNSQSDGGIFVPGIYSFFNPPTYYYEDLNFHKFAVSLDRKFRKGRNSLLAGTFLRYYFQNTSKNEYSDSSGIHDLKGNIFRVKNFYIGSFYLENSYNINEKNLFIAGLKYDRYKFYGQKSKGKINGRVGFISFLNHSLMLKGFISHYYILPSMILIESSKEKKLDPIRSTVFSAEAKYRTGKNEFRLFYSYYRVEDLIIIDKNSGLFVSSDKNGNFHEYGLFFRRKVDEFTTFELNYWITDVGKDKYSPERGGYLRVGREFKRFQLYTDIVYRGSYRPYGLDIPASYNLRISAGYQLPKSWYLKITGENLLNSSEKRAYISYKGDKGYFSTSYRRILITLEKVF from the coding sequence ATGGGGAAACTGTTTGTAGCTGGCTTACTTACTGTTTTTGTTTTCTGTTTCCTTTCGTATGGAGATGAGAGTATTATCACTCTTATGAAAAGATATGAAGGGGAGTCTGAACTTTCTAAAAAAACAAAACAGGAAAGCCTTGGGCACATTATAGTTTTTACACGAAAAGACCTTGATATGATGCAGGCCCATACATTATCTGATATTCTAAGGCTTGTTCCACTTGTTAACTTTCTGCCGAACCAGTATGGTGTTGAAACACTTTTGAATCCGGGAAATCCAATAACTGTTCCTTTTGTATTCAGAATCTACATAGACGACCATGAAGTCAGCTCAATTCATACTTACAGTCCTTTCCTTACATACGACAGGTATCCCCTTGATAACATAAATCATGTGGAGATTTATTATTCTGCAGGAGCTATATCTGTATCAAATGAACCTTCCCAGATGATTATAAAGATGTACACAAAGGTTCCTTCAAGGGAAAATTCCACAAAGCTGAGAGTAACAGCAGGAACAAAGAAATCCTACACACTGAGCTTCTTTTCTGCGTATAAGATTAATGATGATTCATCATTTCTTCTGAACTTCAGTAAATCTTATTTCAGATTTCCCAAGCCAGAAATAAACGGTCAAACTGTCAGTAGAAACCAGTTCAGAAAAAATCTATTTCTGAAGTACAGTTATTTTGATACAGATGTTGAGTTTTCTGCTGTTGACGTCAGGAGAGGAGGATTTATGGGATTATCCTTTGACGCAGCTCCAGATTATTCTAGCGTACAGTCCCTTGATACATATATATCGGTAAAACAGAAGTTTGATAGAAACACAAAACTTGTTCTTTCTTATGACTACCAGAAGAGAAAGTATAAGGAACTGAACAGTCAGTCTGATGGTGGTATCTTTGTTCCTGGAATATACAGCTTTTTTAATCCACCTACCTACTACTACGAAGACCTTAACTTCCATAAATTTGCTGTTTCTTTAGACAGGAAATTCAGAAAAGGAAGGAACTCTCTCCTTGCTGGAACGTTTCTCAGATACTACTTTCAAAACACATCAAAAAATGAGTATTCAGACTCATCAGGTATTCATGATCTGAAAGGGAATATATTCAGGGTAAAGAATTTTTATATTGGCTCATTTTATCTTGAAAACAGCTACAACATCAATGAGAAAAACCTTTTTATAGCAGGTTTGAAGTACGACAGATACAAGTTTTATGGGCAGAAAAGTAAAGGAAAAATAAATGGAAGGGTAGGATTTATCTCTTTTCTGAACCACAGTCTTATGTTGAAAGGTTTTATATCCCATTACTATATACTTCCTTCTATGATTCTTATTGAATCTTCAAAGGAAAAGAAACTCGACCCTATCAGGTCAACAGTCTTTTCAGCAGAGGCAAAGTACAGAACAGGAAAAAATGAGTTCAGACTGTTTTACTCTTACTACAGAGTGGAAGACCTGATAATTATTGATAAAAACTCTGGGCTTTTTGTAAGTTCGGATAAAAATGGTAACTTCCATGAATACGGACTGTTTTTCAGAAGAAAGGTTGATGAGTTTACCACGTTTGAGCTGAACTACTGGATAACAGATGTTGGTAAAGATAAGTATTCACCAGAAAGGGGTGGATATCTGAGGGTAGGAAGGGAGTTTAAAAGATTTCAGCTTTATACAGATATTGTTTATAGAGGTTCTTACCGACCTTACGGACTGGACATTCCGGCTTCTTATAATCTGCGTATCTCAGCAGGATACCAGTTGCCAAAAAGCTGGTACCTTAAGATTACAGGTGAGAATCTGCTAAACTCTTCAGAGAAAAGGGCATATATCAGTTATAAAGGAGATAAAGGTTATTTCAGCACCAGTTATAGGAGAATACTAATAACTTTAGAGAAGGTATTTTGA